The Nitrospira sp. CR1.1 DNA window TTTGTTAATCGATCGGCTGATCAGCTGGGGGGTGGACACGATTTTCAGTCTGCCTGGTGACGGCATCAACGGCATTTATGAAGCCTTGCGGATACGCCAGGAGAAAATCAAATTGATATTGGTCCGGCACGAAGAATCAGCCGCCTTGGCCGCCTGCGGGTATGCGAAATTTACGAGGCGACTGGGCGTGTGCCTCGCCACGTCCGGTCCGGGAGGCATCCATTTGCTGAACGGGTTGTACGATGCAAAATGTGACGGGCAGCCGGTGCTCGCCATCACGGGGCATACGTACCACGATTTAATCGGCACCCACTATCAGCAGGATGTCGACCTGGAACGGCTGTGCGCCGACGTCGCCGCCTATAGCCAGCGGGTCATGAGCCCGGCTCACGTCGGCAACGTCCTGGACGAAGCCATCAAAACGGCTATCTCAAGGCGGACGGTGGCCCATATCACGATTCCCAAAGATATCCAGGAGTGGAGCGTGGAAGAGTACAGATCCAAGGCGAATATTCCCGGCCATAGCGGCGATCTGTACAGCGACCCCCTGCCCCTGCCCTCCCAATCGCTGATTGAGAAGGCGGCAGCCGTCATCAACGCGGGATCGAAAATCGCCATCCTGGCCGGACGCGGCTGTCTGGGGGCAAGAGCAGAAGTCCTTCAACTGGCCGAGTTGCTCGGCGCGCCGATCATCAAGCCGCTCCTCGGCAAGGCGGTGGTGCCTGACGACCACCCGTTGACCACCGGCGGCATCGGCCTCCTCGGCACGGCCCCTTCGCAGGATGTCCTTGAAACATGCGACACGCTGATCATCGCCGGCACGAGCTTTCCCTACCTGGAATTTTATCCGAAACCAGGCCAGGCGCGAGCCGTTCAAATCGATTTGGATGCCGCTCGCATTGGGCTGCGCTACCCCGTCGAAGTCGGACTGGTCGGACATTGCTGGGATGTCCTTCGCGCGTTATTGCCCCTTCTGAAACAGAAACCGGATCGCGGGTTCCTCACCACCGCGCAAGCAAGCATGCAGCAATGGCATGAACTCATGGAAGCGCGCGGCACGAGGATGGATGCGCCGCTCAAGCCTCAGGTCGTCGTGCGCGCGGTCAACGAGTTCCTCGCCGACGACGCCATCATTTGTTGCGATACCGGCAGCGTCACCACCTGGGCGGCCCGGCATCTCACGATCAAAGGAAACATGGAATTTTCGGCATCCGGCACCCTCGCCTCCATGGGAAACGGCCTTCCGTATAGTCTAGGCGCCGGGATCGCCTATCCGGGGCGGCAGATTGTCTGTCTCGCGGGAGACGGGGGGTGCACGATGTTGATGGGAGAATTGGCCACGCTGGTGAGGTATGCCCTGCCGGTGAAAATCATCGTTCTGAAAAACAATCTCCTCGGCATGATCAAGTGGGAACAGCTGGCGTTCGAAGGGAATCCGCAATATGGCGTGGATCTTCAGCCGATCGATTTTGCCCTGTTCGCGAAAGCCTGCGGCGCGGAGGGATTCACGGTTGATGATCCGCGCCAGGTTCGGGACGTGCTTCGAGAAGCCTTCTCTGTCCCAGGCCCGGCCCTGGTCCAGGCCGTGATCGATCCGTTAGAACCACCGCTGCCGGGAAAGATTACCACGGCACAAGCCTGGCGATTTGCGACGGCATTAGCGAAGGGCCAAGATGACCGTTGGAGCATCCTCAAAACATTGATCGAGAGCAAAATCCGGGAGGTGGTGTAAAACGATCCCCTCTCTACTATTCCCCAAATGCGGACTGTCTATGGAACCGAGCGGTCGCCGGAGGCGGGCGATTACGGAAGGGGCGATGCGAGATTGTCGTGCAACATCCCGGGCTGAATTCACGCCACACTGACAATCTCCGGTTCAGCGTCATGGCCTGTCCTGTCTGACTGGGCAGCCGCACGGATATCCGGCAGGTCGCCTGAACTCCTCACTCAGATAGGCACCGCCCTCCGCGGGCAGGAAGGGGGTATACGACCTACGCTGATCAGGCCACCTGCGCAACCTCACGCTGCATCGTCACGAAATGCGCATCACGGTTCCGCAGAATGACTTCATCAATGATGTCGCCGCACTGTACGCAACGCATGGCCATGAACCAGTATCCTCCCAAGCTCTCCCCGACATCCATACAGCGTTCATCGACCAGGAATCCCCCGCAGCGGAGACACGCGCAAGTTTCGTGCAGAACGGGAGCAATGTTCTGTCTGGTTCTTCCGGCTAAGGAGAGGGCACTCACGGTGGCGTTCATACGATTCTCCTTTTCATAGTGATCTTGATTGCCTCCGGCGGATACTTCCACCGATTGTCACGATCACTGATACCAGTCCCGTACGATCCACTCTACTAGCACTCCCCCCAGGTCCCAGGGTAAAGCACCCTGGCGATTGTTCAGCGCCCGTCACTTGGCCAACAGGTCCTACTGTTTGTAAGCGTTGAGCAGGAGGTGTCTGACCGTTGCCATGGATCACGTGGCAGCCGATCGAATCTCACGGTGCCCGATGAGGGCGGTAGGGAGAGGCGATGGTTGATCTCGACAGTGTTCAGGTCATGCACATAGCGACAGCTTGACGTTCCGACGTGCGCCGGACCTGCAACTCGTCACACCCTCTCCCTCTCGGGTCGCGTCTGCCGATACGCCCGCAACACTTCGGCCACGCTCCAGGCTTGGGCAATACAGCCCCGGGGATGATAGGGAGGTTCTGCGTCAAAAATTTCGCTCACTGTCCCGATGCTGCCATCCAATAAGTGGGAACGGAACCCGTCCAACATACCCCGCGCCTTGGACCTGTCCTTGTAGACCTTGATCCAGGCGTCGATGAACGGCCCGATCAGCCAGGCCCACACGGTCCCCTGATGATAGGCCGCATCCCGCGCGCGGAGATCGCCGTGGTATCTCGGCTTGTAATCGGGATGGTCGCGGGACAAGGTTCGCAATCCCACCGGAGTCAGAAGCCGGTCTGTCGCCAGATCCACCACCCTTCGCCACCGGTCCTCCCTGAGCACCGGGTGAGGTAGGGAAATGGACAACAGCTGGTTCGGTCGAAATGCCTGATCATCCCCTCGCTCCCCGTCGATGACATCGTAAAGATATCCCCCGGCTTCAATCCAAAATCGCTCATGAAACGAGTGCCGCACCTGCTCCGCCAATTCGCTCCAGCGAGACGATGATCGACCGGTGAGTATGTCCCACTCCGCCATACAACGGAGGGCGTTGTACCAGAGCGCCTGGATCTCAACAGGCTTGCCTCGACGAGGCGTGACCACCCAACCATCGACCAGGGCGTCCATCCAGGTCAGTTGGTATCCTTCCGCCGAGGCGCGCAACAGTCCGTCGTCCTTGTCGACGCCGATTCCGAAGCGCGTGCCCTCGAGATGATGCTCGAGCACCGACGTCAGGATGGGCAGCAAGGCGAGCAGCGTCTCGCGGTCGTTCGTCACCTGGTAATACCGATTGACCGCGTGGACGTACCACAGCGTGGCGTCGGCCGTGTGGTACAACCCCGTCCGCTCCCCTTCCGGAAAGAGGTTCGGGATTAATCCATCTTGTACGTAATTGGCAAACGTTCTGAGAACCGATCGCGCTTCCCGGTAGCGGCCGGTACATAGGGTAAGTCCTTCCAAACTGATCATCGTGTCACGGCCCCAGTCCGTGAACCAGTGATACCCGGCGATGATGGTGCATGCCTCGTTACTGGATGCCCGCGCCGGCGCCTGTTCTTCCAATCGAGATCCGGGGACAATCACAAATTGATCAGCCGCTAGACTGAGCCATCCTTCAATGCCTTCATCTTGTTTGTCCGGCACGTGAGACAGGAAGGTATCGAGCCGCTCCCCCTCGGCAGCAAAAATGGCTTCCGGATCACATTCAAGCCGTTCCCACGATTCGGTGCTCGCCACGAAGGCCAGAGAACGATCCTGCGCGAGGTCCGCGGAGAAGTATCCAGGGCTGGCGAGACGTTCAACATGGTCCAACCCGCGATCCTGGTCCACACGATAGAAGATGCCGGCGCTTACTTCGTCATCCACTACGAATACCCCGCCGTGGGGCCGCAGGCACAGCTTTAAAGACGGAGCGCCTTCGCACAGATGCATTTCGTGCCGGCCGTTGACGACCGTGAGAGGAAAGGGAGGGTGCCAGGCATCGCGTAGTCCCGCATCCAACGTCCGGAATGTCACGAATGGACGAAGGCGTAGGCTGACCGGATCACCCTCCACGAGACGATACTCCACATAGACCGAATTGTGACCGTAGGACATGATCACACGCTTTTCCAAGCGGCGGCCTTTCAAACGAAAGCGCCAAACCGGTGTCTGCCGCTCCCGACTGAACCCCTCGAATACCTTGAGAAGATTGCTCTTCAGGCGACCGTCGGAAAATTCTACCCCGCTCAGCGATACCACCTCTCCTTCGACCAGGATGTCGTCGTCAACACGTGGAATCATGACCGTGCGTCCCCAGGGAGCCGGCAAATCCGGAACGAACAGGCCGTGGTAGGTTCTGGTCGCTGCGCAGAGCAGGCTCTGCGAGGCATAGCCGCCGAGACCATTCGTCACCAGCCATTCCCTGGCAAGAAAGGCGTTGGTATCCCGCAGCCGCTCCGGAGGGACCGTGAGCACCATGGCATCGGCCTGAGTTGGACTCATTGCCGTTGCTTTCCATGAGGACGCTCTATCGCCGTTGCCCTGCTCCCGGGATCTTCTACTATGGACGCATAGAACACGGCGGCACAGCCCGGGAGCTTCCAACCGGTATCGGACAACGGCTCGATCACCCCAGGGCCTCCGTAGAGGGGCGCATCACTTGACCAGCGAAACGACCAGGTACGGCCGATCGGCGGGGCCAGCAACGGCTCCGGAGCCGGACGAAAATCAAGGTCGGGGCCGAGATTCACGAGCAACAACCGGTCATCTCCGTTCTGACCGGCATACCGCAAGACAAACGCCGAGGCTCCGATGACGGCGCCGTCCACTAAATCGCGCCGTTGTTGCGCAATGACCTCATCCTCCCGCCGGAGACGCAAGAGGTCCCGATGCAAGGCCATGCTCCAGGCATGACGGTCACGTTCCGCCCAATCCAGTTTGGAGCGTTCGAACACGGACGGGTCGCACGGATCACCGAGAGCGGCCTGAGCCGCGCTCGAGGCGTGGCTCTGGAATTGAGCGAGAAATTGTTTCCGGCCTTGATGAATATCCTGTGCTAAGCGCCCCGGCGGAAAGTCAGTAAAAAACAAGAACGGCGTGGAGGCCGCAAATTCCTGCCCCATGAACAACAACGGAGTTTCAGGAGCCAGGAGGAGCAGGGCTGTCAAGGCGCGATAGACGGCAGGACCAACTTTGTGGTGCAAGCGGTCGCCCCACAATTGATTCGCGACTTGATCATGATTCTGAAGAAAAAACACGAACCCTTCGGCCGGTTCGTCCGAGACCACGGTGCCCCGTGGTTTGCCCTGCCACTGAGACCGCTGGCCTTGGAAGAGGAACGCACGCTTCACGGACGAAATGAATTCCTGAGGCGTTCCGCGATAGTCGCCGTAATAACCTTCACCGCGGCCGGTCGCAGCCATGCGCGCGCTATGGTGAAAATCTTCGCTCCAGACTCCGTCGAGTCCCCACCCCCCCTGCGCTACCGGCTGAATGGTGTGCACCCATTGCAATTCACATTCGGCGATCAGGATGATGGAGCGGGTTCCGGCCGTTCGTCTGGCCGCTTGAGACAACTCCGCGACAACATGAACCGGACTGGCATCGTGAAAGGCGTGCACCGCATCCAATCGCAATCCATCGACGTGGAATTCATCGATCCAATAACAGGCGTTCTGAATAAAGAACTCTCTCACGGGGCGGGAGCCGGGTCCGTCAAAATTGATCGCCTGCCCCCATTCATTCGGATAACGGTCGGTCAGGTACGCATCGCTGAAGGTTGGCAAATAGTTTCCGTCCGGACCAAGATGGTTGTAGACCACATCCAACATCACCCCGAGCCCGCGCCGGTGCGCCGCATCCACGAATCGTTTGAAGCCTCCCACATCGCCATACACATGCGCGGGAGCATATAGTCCGACGCCGTCGTATCCCCAGTTCCAACGACCGGGAAATTCCGCCACCGGCATCACTTCGATGACTGTAATTCCAAGCTCTTTCAGGTCATCAAATCGACTGATGGCGGCGTCGAAGGTGCCTTCCGGCGTAAAGGCACCGATGTGGAGTTCATAGATCACCTGCCCGTGCATCGTGACGCCGGGCCACCCTTCGTCGTGCCATTGATAGGCGCGCGGATCGACGATGAGTGAAGGACCATGGGGCCCCTCAGGCTGAAAACGCGAGCAGGGGTCCGGATAAGCCTGCCCGCCGTCAAGCCGATAACGGTACCGCATGCCTGCAGAGGCTTCTCGGACGATCCCGGTCCAATATCCATCGGCCAGTCTGGACAACTCATGAATCGTGTCGCCAGGCTCAAGGACGACATCGACACGGGCTGCACGAGGCGCCCAACAACGAAATCGCACTCCCTCTTCTGTGACGCGAGCTCCGAGTGTCAACTCCTGACTCCGGGCACCCTGAAGCTTCGTTTTTTCCGCTCCCGCTTTGCTGCGCACCCCCATCTCACCCCTCCCCTGCCTGTGACTCATGTGAATGCCTTTATGCACTCTTGCGCCGAGGCGACCATTCCGTTTGCTGTCACGCCTCACGCAACAGCGCAGAACCCTTCTCCCTATGCGTATCCGAAGCCGAATAAAAGGCAGCTCAATGGACGTCACGGCGATTTTTTCCGCCTGCACGAACCTGGCGATGTCGATGATTTGTGCCGCTTCCAGATTAGCGCGTTTGAGACGCGTTTGAAATCCTCGTCCGTCAACACGATGTACCGGCTTTTGTCGTATTCATATCCTGTGACGATCCGCTCCCGGGCGACTTCTCTGCCGCGCTCCTTGTTGTCGCGTTGAAATCAGATTTGCGGTGAACCCCGGACAGACGAGACGCACGGATGCGCACCATTGAGACAGATCACCGCTTCGCCGCACCCGCCACAGACGAACAGAGAGACTTCCCACTCTTGTCTATCCTGCAGCGCTCAAGAAGGTGGAATCATCCCCCGACTCTCGTCCGCCCACAACTAGGCCCCTCCCTAGCTCCCATGTCCGCCATGTCCCGTTAGGGTTGGCACACATCCATTCCCTACAGGCCTGCGCTGTGTCTGCGCGCAATCGTAAGGAGTTCACCATGAACGATGAACCAGGACGAACGGTTTCTCTCTGGATGTCGGAAGGCGTCCCGCATCTGCCACCCATGTCGAGCGGCGCTCATGCCGATGTGTGCGTGATCGGCGCTGGTATGGCCGGCGTCACGACGGCCTATTGTTTGATGAAGGAGGGGCGGTCCGTGATCCTGTTGGATGACCATCAACCGGGCAGCGGCATGACCGGACGAACGACCGCGCATCTCTCGAATGCGATCGATTCCGGATATGTGGAGATTGAACGTTTACATGGTCGATCCGGCGCGAGTCTGGCTGCGCACAGTCATACGGCAGCCATCGACTGGATTGAAAAGACCGGCAACGATGCCGGAATAGCCTGTGACTTCATGCGGGTTGACGGATATCTGTGCGCCGCTTCTCCCGACGATTCGCAGCGGATCAAAGACGAATGGATGGCCGCCCTGCGCGCAGGTCTGACCGAGGTCGAGCATATCACCAAACTTCCCGGCCCCTTGTCCCGAGACGGTCCCTGCCTGCGGTTTCCCCGCCAGGCTCAATTTCATCCTCTGAAATACCTCGCCGGCCTGGTCGAGGCCATCCGACAGGGAGGATGCCGCGCCTTCGGCGGCGCGCATGTGACACAAGTAGACAGCGGGAAACAGGCCCGGGTGGAAACGAGTCACGGATGCATCGTCACCGCGGATGCCGTCGTCGTCGCCACCAATACGCCCGTCAATAACATGGTGACCATTCACACCA harbors:
- the treZ gene encoding malto-oligosyltrehalose trehalohydrolase, which produces MGVRSKAGAEKTKLQGARSQELTLGARVTEEGVRFRCWAPRAARVDVVLEPGDTIHELSRLADGYWTGIVREASAGMRYRYRLDGGQAYPDPCSRFQPEGPHGPSLIVDPRAYQWHDEGWPGVTMHGQVIYELHIGAFTPEGTFDAAISRFDDLKELGITVIEVMPVAEFPGRWNWGYDGVGLYAPAHVYGDVGGFKRFVDAAHRRGLGVMLDVVYNHLGPDGNYLPTFSDAYLTDRYPNEWGQAINFDGPGSRPVREFFIQNACYWIDEFHVDGLRLDAVHAFHDASPVHVVAELSQAARRTAGTRSIILIAECELQWVHTIQPVAQGGWGLDGVWSEDFHHSARMAATGRGEGYYGDYRGTPQEFISSVKRAFLFQGQRSQWQGKPRGTVVSDEPAEGFVFFLQNHDQVANQLWGDRLHHKVGPAVYRALTALLLLAPETPLLFMGQEFAASTPFLFFTDFPPGRLAQDIHQGRKQFLAQFQSHASSAAQAALGDPCDPSVFERSKLDWAERDRHAWSMALHRDLLRLRREDEVIAQQRRDLVDGAVIGASAFVLRYAGQNGDDRLLLVNLGPDLDFRPAPEPLLAPPIGRTWSFRWSSDAPLYGGPGVIEPLSDTGWKLPGCAAVFYASIVEDPGSRATAIERPHGKQRQ
- a CDS encoding pyruvate oxidase translates to MTTTVADLLIDRLISWGVDTIFSLPGDGINGIYEALRIRQEKIKLILVRHEESAALAACGYAKFTRRLGVCLATSGPGGIHLLNGLYDAKCDGQPVLAITGHTYHDLIGTHYQQDVDLERLCADVAAYSQRVMSPAHVGNVLDEAIKTAISRRTVAHITIPKDIQEWSVEEYRSKANIPGHSGDLYSDPLPLPSQSLIEKAAAVINAGSKIAILAGRGCLGARAEVLQLAELLGAPIIKPLLGKAVVPDDHPLTTGGIGLLGTAPSQDVLETCDTLIIAGTSFPYLEFYPKPGQARAVQIDLDAARIGLRYPVEVGLVGHCWDVLRALLPLLKQKPDRGFLTTAQASMQQWHELMEARGTRMDAPLKPQVVVRAVNEFLADDAIICCDTGSVTTWAARHLTIKGNMEFSASGTLASMGNGLPYSLGAGIAYPGRQIVCLAGDGGCTMLMGELATLVRYALPVKIIVLKNNLLGMIKWEQLAFEGNPQYGVDLQPIDFALFAKACGAEGFTVDDPRQVRDVLREAFSVPGPALVQAVIDPLEPPLPGKITTAQAWRFATALAKGQDDRWSILKTLIESKIREVV
- a CDS encoding glycogen debranching protein, which gives rise to MVLTVPPERLRDTNAFLAREWLVTNGLGGYASQSLLCAATRTYHGLFVPDLPAPWGRTVMIPRVDDDILVEGEVVSLSGVEFSDGRLKSNLLKVFEGFSRERQTPVWRFRLKGRRLEKRVIMSYGHNSVYVEYRLVEGDPVSLRLRPFVTFRTLDAGLRDAWHPPFPLTVVNGRHEMHLCEGAPSLKLCLRPHGGVFVVDDEVSAGIFYRVDQDRGLDHVERLASPGYFSADLAQDRSLAFVASTESWERLECDPEAIFAAEGERLDTFLSHVPDKQDEGIEGWLSLAADQFVIVPGSRLEEQAPARASSNEACTIIAGYHWFTDWGRDTMISLEGLTLCTGRYREARSVLRTFANYVQDGLIPNLFPEGERTGLYHTADATLWYVHAVNRYYQVTNDRETLLALLPILTSVLEHHLEGTRFGIGVDKDDGLLRASAEGYQLTWMDALVDGWVVTPRRGKPVEIQALWYNALRCMAEWDILTGRSSSRWSELAEQVRHSFHERFWIEAGGYLYDVIDGERGDDQAFRPNQLLSISLPHPVLREDRWRRVVDLATDRLLTPVGLRTLSRDHPDYKPRYHGDLRARDAAYHQGTVWAWLIGPFIDAWIKVYKDRSKARGMLDGFRSHLLDGSIGTVSEIFDAEPPYHPRGCIAQAWSVAEVLRAYRQTRPERERV